Within Rissa tridactyla isolate bRisTri1 chromosome 4, bRisTri1.patW.cur.20221130, whole genome shotgun sequence, the genomic segment TAGCCAACCTTACTGTGGTCTGCCACAAAccgatagttaggcatttaatccacattcttctccacggGAGAGCTGGTTAAAACCTTCGCAACTCAGTCCTTCTGATGTTCTTTTGAGGTGCGTTTTATTCATTAACCTGGAGGGTGGTGACTTCTCACTGTACTAGAGAGTGGAAAAAAGGACAGTCAAAACATCCAGACGCAGCCGTCTTCAAATGTTACGTTAGTGAAATATCAAAACCGCACAGTTATTTGCTGCATCCTAGAAATGATTTCCATGGTTGAACATTTATAGCTTCATGCTCTCAATTCAAGACCATATTCACTCATTAATCATATATCTCTTTTTATGATTGATTGGagcctccaaaatttcctttTGTTGGCTAAACCTACTTTGATGATTCTAATTACGCACAGGCATTAGAACAACATTGCTGGAGTCTGAGGAACACACGTGCCCAACGTGTCATCAGACAGACGTTTCCCCTGATGCTTTAATTGCCAACATGTTCCTACGCAAGGTAACAGGATGACTTTTACGTAAACTGTAAGAcaagtctatttgtaaaaagccaaaagggaagaaaatattagtttACATCTCCTCAAAACCTGCTAAATTAAATCGGctacatttacttttcaaatccATTATCTGTTGCTGGAGAAGCTGACAACTCTTTAGAGACAGTGGGGCAAATTCAGGTCGCgcttttgtttaacgtgattgccttACTGTCAAATTCGGTGTTAACACTGAAGTATTTTAGATACAGGTACTCTGAGTGACCAGTTGTTACTCTCAGTGTTTAAGGCGATGTGTGCATGTATTTGTGTGTTGATTCATTTTAGGATTGACAGCATTTACAGGACTACAcaagtaattttactctgtggaggcTTTTGTTCATGTATCTACTGAAGTTTCATATTACCTTgtggtaaatgtttttctgcctctaggctgtgaacagcTTCAGCAATGGAAGTGGCTACACAAAAGGGCTCCACCAGAcgattcagcagcagcagcagcagccgccaccacctccaccagcacTCATGACTATGACTGTTGCACCTCCTGGACCTTTTCAGTAAGTAAATCTGTAGATCAACATGAACATAAAAGACACCAGGATGCCAAAGTTAGATTCTTCTCCTTGAGCTGCGCTGCCAGCCATTTACGTCTCATTAGTGACAGTTTCAGATAACTGCGGAAGTTCTGTTTAGTGAAAGTCCTCACTTTGAAAGAGGACACTTTGAAAAGTCGGAAGTGTGCCTCCTGCAAGAATGTTCTCAGAAGTATTGCTTGTTTGGGTCCCGTATCAGTCATTCCGTACAGGCTTAGCCTGAGAGAGGAACGctttttccccaggagcccttTCATTTGAAGGGGCTAGCAATTcctaaagaaaccattttgttaTGGCAAACCTTCTTGAGTGGGTTAATTTCTCTTTAGTACCGAGGAAATAATATTTCCATGAAAAGTGTAAAAGCACAATCCTGGGTAAAATAGGCCAGGTGTTTTCACAGTACTTCTTTCTACAGTATTTCTATAATCAATATTACGATAAGTCAGAGTCATCCTCAGTAATACACAGCATAGTCAGTGACGCGTACAGATTGGATAATAAACACTGAAACActgtaaatgtgaaatatttacaGACATGACAGTAGCCCTTCAAAAGACTGTTTGAACAataaaaatttggggttttttttgtagcaatgcTGATAGTGTTatacctcctgctgctctggtgactgctgctgaaccTTCTGCATCTCCCTGGCTGTCGGTCAGCAGTTTGTTGAAAGAGAAGGTAAGttgtatttcaacatatgcagtgattCTTGCATTTAGTAGAGCTTCTTTTCCAACCGTCTGCATTTACTCACAAGGCCTGTCAGGTTCCTGTAcgaagacaaccagcattaccaagtcttccgGGCCCCCAAGGACAATCAGTGCCCACAACTGGTAAGTAACTATAACTTCAGAAATTCTGTAAAGAAATGGCCTTCAGATACACtgaatgggatttttctctttgtcctcTCCCGACTCCAAAAGGTcgtcatccaacgagagccagtacacctcgctcagcaggtggcagaccaggctgggaacTGTAAGTATTCCACAGCAATTCAATCTATTACTGCTTGTAACGAGGCCATAACACGTACCTTATACAACAGCTGATTTACAATGAAGAAAGAATGcacagatagctgtggagaatacaagtggtaattaaTGTTTAAACGGCTTAATTTGAATTGGCTTTGACGGAGGGAGTCTGTGCTTGCGGTGAGATTATTTAACATAAAACCCCGGTACatgattgaaaagaggactctgagaAACGACGTTTTTTTGAGGACACTATAGttacatataaaaatgaaacagaatcaAAGGATCGGATGGAAAGCCACGCTTTTGATTGCTGGCtgaacagagctgaaaaaattGATTTCCTGATAGAAACCAGACTCcaacattctcttttttttttttttgacaacttagttgatactgattgagcacATGATTGGAAAAGTCAGTGCTGTTAGTTTCTGACAATTTTGAATTTCTTCAATATAGTCATCTCCaacagccaagctgctttctctcagagggagagagaggagcctgCCTTATCTATTGTCGCAGTGTCAAGCTCGTCCTTCCTTTTGGTATAAATTTGTTCTAGGTagattgtaagggtgcattgtgtttctAAAAtcttaagataaataaataacagaaaccagGATCCATCCCACAGATTGTCTGAAATCTGAAATTcagtaaggaagaaaataacagtTCAGGGACAAGAACAGGCCAAATATGTCATCAACAACGTGGGAAGCATTAAGCGTATCAAGGAGTggcagaggagcggtgggcactcgGCACACGGGAGATGGGAGTCTCTTTTCAGCATGGGCAGCCTCCATGCACAGTCGCAAAGCTGAGTAtgaggagagaagactgagggacgTGCCGGGGATGAGGATGTGGAGGGCAAGTGTGAAGATCAAGAAATGAGTGTCATCTCAAATgaacagaaagcagggagaaaaatgctcgccaccacgctcccgctttgttctctttcctctttaaaatcagGGCAGAGTCCGTAAGGGAGAAGCAGATTGTGTAGAAGAATGAGGAGGAGTTCCACTCCATCCTTCTGTCATTGGATGGACTGGATGATTCAAGGGATTAGCAGCGATGGGGGTTTCATATGTAGGGTACTAGCTCACATATGGCAGAGGCTACAGCAGACGGACCGTTAGAATTGGGCAGCAGTTGTTAAGGAGCAGGTGTGTCTCTTCCTAAAGGGGAGGAATGATGCTAATGAACATATGCAGAATAATGTGAAATGGTtctttaaaaactaataaaagcaaaacttgtgAAGAAAAAGCTCAGGGTAGCTCATGTCTTCTGTCCCCAAAAATCACATGGGCAGGAGTCTGAACAGCTCTGTTAGTAACGCTGCCAGTAGCTTTCCTAGAGTAATGGCAATGGGTTGTAGTACTAGAGGCTGAGTTCAGAAGCCGTCACTATCCTTGGTTAGAGCTATGATGTGGAAAATTTTGCTAGGCCATGTGGCTAGAAGTGTCCTGTATGTAGAATTGCTGTACAATCcgtattttgctgtattttgcatcCTGTACAAATTGCCAAATCAGTAGTGAAGTTAAATGGACTGAGCGGGCATTTTAAAATGGAGCTTTACTGTCTTCAGGCTGAATCGTGTCTTCTTGATGTTTGATAGTGCACTGTAGCCATTAAGACTTGCTCTTTTTGCGTCTTACTGCACCAAAAAGGGTTTGCACTGCATGTCGTGCCTGAGTAGTGAAACACGTGTGCCTTTGCGGACCAGCAGAAGCCAGTATAGGCCACCTTCAGTCAATCAAGAGCTGTGGCAGTTCATGTGACAGAAATGGTGGATATAAACTTACCCTTCCTCTATGCTTTTACACTATCAAAGCAGCAGGTGTTCTctcttgtaagcagaaacttttACATGTTATCACGTTCTCCAATTTGCAGTAGCgttatgtcagcagctgaaagcagctttgacataagcatatggagaggggaaaaacccccaaacaactaattttgggaggaaaaaaatcaaccagGAGAGTGactgttttgaattaacttcatttatggtttttgtgttgtttttttttctaaggtcCAAGTCTCCCTATAGTGCTTCATTTTACTCTAGAAGTTCGTGTACCCACTCCAAGTCAAGATCAGGTTCTTCCCGCTCTGgctcctactctcgatcatttagGCGTTCCCCTTCTCGTTCCTTCTCGCGATCACCACCCTATCcaagaagaggcaaagggaagagtcGTAACTATCGCTCTAGGTCAAGGTCTCCAGCGTTTCGAGGCCAGTCTCCCACTAAACGGACTATACCTCgaggggatggagaaaggcagTACTTTAAGAGATACCGAGAAGTTCCCCCGTATGATATGAAAGCTTACCATGGCAGATCTGTTGACCTGAGAGGTCGCTTTGAAAAGGAGAGATACAGAGAATGGGAACGGAACTATAGAGAATGGTACGAAAAGTTTTacaagggctttgctgctggcgcTCAACCTCGACCAGCAGTAAATAGAGAGAGCATTTCTCCAGATAGGTCTGGTCCACCTGGGACCAGACGAGAGAATTTGCCATATGCTCGGGGACGCAGGGAAGACTCTCCTGGTGGGCAAAGCCACAGAAGTCATAATAGAGATGGACGTGACCCTGAAAAACCTTCTGGAAGAGAGCGCCACGGCATGAAAGATCCACCACAATCaaatgagaaggacatggaataTCCGCTGGAAGATGGCAAaggaaatgaatgtaaaaaacaccagaagagaagaaaaggggatgaGAATAAAGGATTTCCCAATGCTGAGTTTGGGACAAAActcaaacacaagaagaaaaaaatcgaagaagagcaaagagaaggatGACTAAAAAGTGAAATCTGTCACTCCACGGAACgacagataatgaaaaaaagaatgaattcttAAGTCATCTGTAtcaaattttcttaaaatgtgaacGAATTCAAGTGTTGCAAGTAACGGCATGAAGGCGACTGTGCTGCCCTTGAAATATTGCAGCTGGATCTTTACATTGGAGCTTTATAGAAGTGAACATTTTGTTCAGAATTGTGAGTTGTGACAATGCAACGTGAAAGGTTTTGCTGGGGCATCTTAGTTTTAACCACCGTTCATTACTTTGGGTGGAGTTTCAGGTACTGTGAACCTCTTCATGGTTGAGTATGTTTTTTAATTGCCTGCCAGAAGCAGCTGTTACAACCGATTATGAAATATCAGCAGAATGATTTGCAGAATACGCAGAGCCCTGATACGTCACTTTTTgattacaataaaatgttttcagtaaaccGTCCAACGTGGTGAGATTTCCAGTGAGAGTGGGAGATTAGCCGAGAAAAGACTAGCGACAGAAAAACGCCAGCAGTAAAAGCTTGCTGGTAGCTTACATGTGTGCAAAATAACACAGCAACgcatttggttttgaaaagaCTGGTAGGACTTTAAATCTTTTGAACTGGCGCAACGTGGGGAGGTATTGCTGAGAGGTGCACGTTTTTCACGTGCCAAGTGGACTTGGTTTTATATTGTAAAAGGTAGCATATGGCCCCAAACGTACAGCCAGTATTAACAGCTGGGACtgactgttttaaaatactgttacGTGTGAAGCTGTCACATTTCAACATTGTTCTAGTTTGTTTAGAAAGCTGTTGTCATTTGCCAGCAAACATTTACACACATGCTTTAAGATGCCCTGTAATCTGTATTTCCTCTCATAACTCTGCTGATCCCCAGGATGCTTGTGTTTTTGAAACAGAACCTTCAGTAGTAGCATTTTCACATGGTGGTGCCATGACACAGACCTAACCCTTCCATTAATAGTGGGGTTCAGCAGATGAgtttggcagaagaagaaagcccACTAGAAAGTCAGGCTTCTGCTTTAAACTGCTTTGAACAGTGACAATCTAGAAGGCATAAATTTAATTAGCGGGATCTTTTTAAGACAGacgtaatttaaaaaaaaaaaaaaaaaaaaaaaagaagtggcagtGGTGGGTGTTGCTCCACTGCCAGAAAGCCAGCACGGTAGGAAATACTTCTCGTTGTGCATTAAGGGCATAACATCACGGTAACGGTTGAATTCAGTAGGGAAAGCCCTTGACTGTTTGGCTGTTGGGATTTGCCCCAAAGGAGTTCTGTTTGGAAGTACGAtaaattaaagcagcattttagGGCTTCCCATTCGCAGAGACTATTTTGTTCAAAAAGTGTCATAGTTTATAGGTACTGTTACTGGGGTATTTAGGACTATACAGGAATAGCGAATAGTAAATAGTAAATAGTACTAGGGATAATCCATCTTGCTTTGCAGTGGGGGTGActatcacattttaaatattgggtTAGAGACTGGGCATCCTCTACTTCTCAGggttaaaacaagaacaaaccagAATTAGTCCTGGATTTCAGTTCCTGTAGTTTGTGCCTTCTCGTGTCAGGGCGTTCCTGGTGGATTTCAGGTGTTTTCTGCACAAGGCAAAGCAGGCTTTCCAGTTCAGCGACTCAAATTTTGACTTCCCAGAATCAAAAAGCACCGGTCCATCCTAGTCGTTCAGCGTGCTCACCCGGCATTTCCTATGTATGCTCCAGGGAACTCGTATCACCAAAGCCAACTCCAGATGTGTGAGAATTTCAGGCAGCTCCGACTCTCCCTTTGCATGGTCTGTGCTCGTGATGATGAGGCCACTGAAAACCAAAGACTTCTTTCTCACCAGTCCCTGTGAACATACTTTGGCCTAATGAGAGACTGAAAATTTAGGACTCGGTGAAATGGGATTCTTATAAGAGTTGGAATGTGTGAAGTATGCCTTATTATCAAGGTTCAGAATACTTAGTAATTGCATGGAAGTAAAATTTTGGACGTTTCTTTATGGAATAGCTCCATAAAACCAGGCAGAATCCCCTATTGTTATATCACCTTGTGCCAAAAAAGCTGTAGTCGAAGCCTGTCAAGCTCAGTTAAACTCTCCTCTCTTTTCAGAGCACTGTAGCAGCATTCCAGGTGATTTTTCAGTCTCCTGTGAATTTAGTTTACTCTGCATGTGGAGTTTCTTATGATTActtttttccaggctttctgagctgcagaaCACCTGGAATGCAGCTATGCTCCGGCCTGAGTAGTTAATTTTTACTACATGCGTGTTTAGAAGTCTCCTGACCGAATTTCTGAAGTTCTTAGGCAGTGCCGACAGCAGTGTGAAGGGAGGTATGCGAACAGGGCGCTCTGGGTGAGGGTAAATGCTGGAACACGTCTGACTCCAGGCGGTGAAATACAGTTCAGGTGGTGAAACCGCAGTGAAGGAAAGCACGCTTACAGAGAGTTCAGGTGGTGAAACCACAGTGAAGGAAAGCACGCTTACAGAGCAAAATCAGTTTGGACTGTTGTTCAGACATAAGAAACAGATGTTGACTCAGTGACTAAATTTAGTATGTTCCTTCTGGAACAATACTGCTTGGTCATCTGCTAGAGGTTAAGTGTGGTCCGTTCCATGGAAATGATCACAGATCCCACGGTCTGTCTTCAGAAAACCCTTGGACCAAGATACCTCATCTCCCCTCTTCAGGTGAGGCGGAACGGGTCTGAGCGGTTTGAACACACCGACACGTGGCAACTCTTCAGCTGGAAAAGCTCAGGCAGAGACGTAGGTGGTTGGAAAATCTAAGTGGAAATGACCAAACAGAAAGCTCCCCCAAAGTGGGTGACAGACTCGGCGGTTATCAtccacagctctgaaaaaaagaactgtgtgaaGAAGACAAAGGCATAAGGCACAGGATAATGTCGTGCATGGCTAGAGGTAAAATCAAGAAACCTAGGACACGAAATGAATTTTAGTTAGAGCCCCTAataattgttttgcattttaaaagtaaaggcCAGGAAGGAAAAGCTTATATCTATTGCCTAacgagagagaagaaataacGGTTGGAACAGTAGcggcaaatacatttttccttagtcttcacCAGAAAAGGTTGATTGTAACCAGCTTCAGGGAAATTTAGGTCAGTAAAATACCAGGATCATGGGCCAGAGAAAAGAGTATGTTAAACAATGTTTCGGATAAAACAACTGCTTGGGTAGTCAGGGTACGAGCCAAAGGGCCTTTTACAAGCCGAGGGATGGCGTTACACCTCTGCCGACTGAAGAGTAAACCTTGTACCTACcttcaaaggggaaaagagcTGGATTGTGTTTACATATTTGTTGTAATATCACTCCAAATTTGGCCGATTATTTTATAGTGTATAAACACACAGGAGataagaggaggaggaacagtCATGCTCAAACTGAAGAACAAGAGTCAGACCTGGGCCTGTCTCTACAAACTCTGGCTGTGAGAGCACGGTGTGGAAACCTGAGCGCTGCCGCAGATGAGAACAACGTGTGTTTACACGTTTGTTGGAGTCCTCTGCACAAGAAGGCCATGGACCtcttggaacgggtccagaggagggccatgaagatgctcagagggctggagcccctctgctgtgaggaccgGCGGAGAGAGCCGGgattgttctgcctggagaagagaaggcaccagaAGACCTTAGAgctgccttccagtccctaaagggggcctacaggaaaggtggggagggacccttgatcacggagtggagccataggacgacAAGAggcatcagtgaacagagcatccTGTTTCTCCTTATCAGAGAGTtcgttatatggtggggcttcctcagcacgagacaccacctcctctggtggcattccggagtctttgccttcaggccagtttgtcatcacttctacaattcttggacaatttgggtttcctattccaGCTCACtgcgtgattaaggcaacccacttactccaggtagcatcgggagcatgatgagtagaaggaactttgcctttgaacatccagcccagcactggccatgggggcaccaggaggagctgtgctcgggtaccaattacctctgaagcagctccaactccttcacatgctgccagaatttctttctcagctggagtatagttggccttggagcctttgtatcctcaacctcagaatcctaggggtcgacctcgagtctcccctggtgccttctgccagaggctccaggtaggtccattgtccccggctgcagtggagagcacatttttaatgtcccgtcCTGTTCCGACTGCTCTAAGAGCTGCTGCATGCAcagtctcttgtttaatttgcttaaagGCCTGTCGTGGCTCAGGACCCCGcctaaaatcctttttctttccagtcccttcatagagaggtttcacaatctgcttataacctggaatgtgcatgctacagaaacccacaacacctgcaacggcttgtgtttcctttttgttaggaggtggcgacatagctgttcttttgttaatcacatccattggggtCTGGCGACGAGCATCTTGCCACTTGagtcccaagaactggatgtctcctgcaggtcccttgaccttacctcttttcaTGGCAAAACCCACTTTCAGAAGGGTCTTGgttattttctgacctttcttgaaACCTTCTTCTGCTGCATTACCCCACACAATCATATCATCAATGTATTGCATGTGTCCTGGagccccagccttctccagtgcagtctggaccagcccatggcaaatagcagggctgtctttccacccctggggcagtccatacTGGATGCCTCTGCAGgcgaaagcaaactgtggcctgcaccctgctgctgaaggaagagagaaaaatgcattagcagggTCAATTGgagcataccatttggctgcctttgactccagttgaTGTTGCACTTCtagcaggtctggcacagcagcagtcAGTGGTGGTGTGGCTTCCTTTGGGCCATGGTAATCTACTGTTAATCTCCCGTCTCCATCAGACTTCCACACTGGCCATattgggctgttaaagggtgagcgagtcttgctgagcactccttgggtctccatcTGACGaaccaggttctggatgggaatcagggagtctcggtcgGTGCAGTACTGTCGTCAATGATCTGTGGCAGTAGCAactggcacctgctgttctttaaccttcagcagtcccaccacagacgGGTCAGcggaaaggccaggtaaggcagacagctgtgtattgtcctcagtctctccagctgctgtaccaaaagcccaccaataccctttcaggtctttgaaataccctctcttgaggcagcctatgccaaggatgcacggagcaacAGG encodes:
- the LOC128908645 gene encoding E3 ubiquitin-protein ligase RBBP6-like, with amino-acid sequence MSCIHYKFAAKLAYDRVIFSGLNICLRDLKRQIMAREKLKAATSDLQISNAQTGAEYTDDNALIAKNSSVIVRRIPVGGVKAAGKTSAIGGTEPLSGTSKMVCKNTIDDSPAPLSLAQLVKTDNLAAANASEEDKIKAMMMQSCREYNPINYMTKPWDTPPPSYICFRCGKPGHYIKNCPTNGDKNVEPVARIKKSTGIPRSFMMEVKDPNTKGAMLTKSGTYAIPIINAEAYASGKKEKPPFLPAEPSSSSSSSEDPVPDELLCLICKEIMTDAAVIPCCGNSYCDECIRTTLLESEEHTCPTCHQTDVSPDALIANMFLRKAVNSFSNGSGYTKGLHQTIQQQQQQPPPPPPALMTMTVAPPGPFHNADSVIPPAALVTAAEPSASPWLSVSSLLKEKTTSITKSSGPPRTISAHNWSKSPYSASFYSRSSCTHSKSRSGSSRSGSYSRSFRRSPSRSFSRSPPYPRRGKGKSRNYRSRSRSPAFRGQSPTKRTIPRGDGERQYFKRYREVPPYDMKAYHGRSVDLRGRFEKERYREWERNYREWYEKFYKGFAAGAQPRPAVNRESISPDRSGPPGTRRENLPYARGRREDSPGGQSHRSHNRDGRDPEKPSGRERHGMKDPPQSNEKDMEYPLEDGKGNECKKHQKRRKGDENKGFPNAEFGTKLKHKKKKIEEEQREG